Proteins found in one Elusimicrobiota bacterium genomic segment:
- the ftsA gene encoding cell division protein FtsA, which yields MGKSNTLCALDIGSSKIMAILAKQDPAELNITVLAGVQVACRGLRGGVVVNIPETARAVAQAIEICEEKVKDADLAPVNEVILAVRGSHIQSFNNKGAFNIARTDKEITAADVESVLDIAQAVPMSQDREVLHVVAQDFWVDRQKGVPNPVGMEGSLLEADVHILTATASHLNNVAKAVGQAGFRVSRIVYGLYALGEAAVTQEEKEQGCLLLDFGGQTLGIGVYSEGALRHSKEMSLGSDSLTRDLAYALRTSLVNAERLKEEHGACLTSLISPDEEVEFHAIDGREIRRVKKRTLVEIIQPRIEEIFAMVAKELETSGWLEVIVPGGAILTGGGSQMRGLVEASMELLGVPSRIGLPQFQAVTVAGELTGNPSFATALSLLQFIQQPPLWTDKAGSRGRSGIDLGLGAKSRKGLTRKFTNFLEELFS from the coding sequence ATGGGTAAATCCAACACGCTGTGCGCGCTTGACATCGGCAGCTCGAAAATCATGGCCATCCTGGCCAAGCAAGATCCCGCTGAATTAAACATCACGGTTTTAGCCGGCGTCCAAGTCGCTTGCCGCGGCTTGCGCGGCGGCGTCGTGGTCAATATTCCGGAAACGGCCCGCGCCGTCGCTCAGGCCATTGAAATCTGCGAAGAAAAGGTCAAGGACGCGGATTTGGCGCCGGTCAACGAAGTGATTCTTGCGGTTCGCGGAAGCCATATTCAAAGTTTCAACAATAAAGGCGCCTTCAATATCGCCCGGACCGACAAGGAAATCACGGCCGCGGACGTTGAAAGCGTGCTGGACATCGCCCAGGCCGTGCCCATGTCCCAGGACCGTGAAGTGCTTCATGTGGTGGCGCAGGATTTTTGGGTGGACCGGCAGAAGGGCGTTCCTAATCCCGTGGGCATGGAAGGCTCCCTTCTTGAGGCGGATGTCCATATTTTAACAGCGACGGCTTCGCATTTGAACAATGTAGCCAAGGCCGTCGGCCAAGCCGGTTTTCGAGTCAGCCGCATCGTTTACGGGCTTTACGCTTTAGGGGAAGCTGCAGTTACTCAGGAGGAGAAAGAGCAGGGCTGCTTGCTGCTGGATTTCGGCGGCCAGACGCTGGGCATCGGGGTTTATTCCGAGGGCGCTTTGCGGCATTCCAAGGAAATGTCTTTGGGTTCCGATTCCTTGACGCGAGATTTAGCTTATGCGCTGCGCACCTCCCTCGTCAATGCGGAGCGCTTGAAAGAGGAGCATGGCGCGTGCCTGACCAGCCTGATTTCTCCGGATGAGGAAGTCGAGTTTCACGCCATCGACGGGCGGGAGATTCGCCGCGTCAAAAAGAGGACCTTGGTTGAGATCATTCAGCCTCGCATCGAGGAAATTTTCGCCATGGTGGCGAAGGAGTTGGAGACTTCGGGCTGGCTTGAGGTGATTGTCCCCGGCGGCGCCATTTTGACCGGCGGCGGTTCTCAGATGCGGGGCTTGGTTGAGGCCAGCATGGAGCTTTTGGGCGTGCCTTCGCGCATCGGTTTGCCGCAATTTCAGGCGGTTACGGTGGCCGGGGAATTGACGGGCAACCCGTCCTTCGCCACGGCGCTGTCTTTGCTTCAGTTCATCCAGCAGCCGCCTCTTTGGACCGATAAGGCCGGCAGCAGGGGCCGATCGGGAATCGATTTGGGCCTGGGCGCAAAATCGCGCAAAGGCTTGACGCGCAAATTCACCAATTTTCTCGAGGAATTATTTTCTTGA
- the ftsZ gene encoding cell division protein FtsZ: protein MKLTEEFKEQPAIIKVIGVGGAGGNAVNRMVEAGLRHVEFIAINTDAQDLRRNKAHVKIQVGEKLSRGLGVGGNPLQGKKAAEESIEAIREVIAGADMVFVTAGMGGGTGTGAAPLVAKIAKEQGSLTVGVVSRPFEYEGRVRAQQADGGMKEIRQHVDTLLVIPNEKLFLIIDEKTTTDQAFRMADDVLRQAVQAITDVITTAGEINVDFADVRSIMTSAGEALMGIGVCEGPNRAVEAAKTAIDSPLLENVIIDGARGVLVNITGSRSVRFVEIKEAMRFVHSVVSPEAHVFYGQAFDESLENRIKVTVIATGFPQKNGRLSTLSRAHHLGGSRKVPVLSEEMLQRNGPGARPSRHSFPGRVAGDGEIPAEIGPQAMDDLLKKPAYLRITSRRLK from the coding sequence ATCAAGCTGACCGAAGAGTTTAAAGAGCAGCCCGCAATCATCAAAGTCATCGGCGTCGGCGGCGCCGGCGGCAACGCGGTCAATCGCATGGTTGAGGCCGGGCTGCGCCACGTCGAATTTATCGCCATCAACACGGACGCCCAGGATTTGCGCCGCAATAAGGCGCATGTGAAAATTCAAGTAGGGGAGAAATTAAGCCGCGGCTTGGGCGTGGGCGGCAACCCGCTTCAGGGCAAAAAGGCGGCGGAGGAATCCATTGAGGCCATCCGCGAGGTGATCGCCGGCGCGGATATGGTGTTTGTCACGGCCGGCATGGGCGGGGGCACGGGCACGGGCGCCGCGCCTTTGGTGGCTAAAATCGCCAAAGAGCAGGGCTCCTTGACCGTGGGCGTGGTTTCGCGGCCGTTCGAGTATGAGGGCCGGGTCCGGGCCCAGCAGGCGGACGGAGGCATGAAGGAGATCCGCCAGCATGTGGACACCTTGCTGGTCATTCCCAATGAAAAATTGTTTTTGATTATCGATGAGAAAACGACCACGGATCAGGCTTTTCGTATGGCCGACGACGTTTTAAGACAGGCGGTTCAAGCGATCACGGACGTCATCACAACCGCGGGCGAAATCAACGTGGATTTCGCGGATGTGCGTTCGATTATGACCAGCGCCGGGGAGGCGCTCATGGGCATCGGCGTCTGCGAAGGGCCCAATCGCGCGGTTGAAGCGGCCAAGACAGCCATTGACTCGCCGTTGTTGGAGAATGTCATCATCGACGGAGCCCGCGGCGTGCTGGTCAATATCACGGGCAGCCGCAGCGTGCGTTTCGTTGAAATTAAGGAAGCCATGCGTTTCGTCCATTCCGTGGTGAGCCCGGAAGCGCATGTGTTTTACGGTCAAGCCTTTGACGAGAGTTTGGAGAACCGGATCAAGGTCACGGTGATCGCCACGGGATTCCCGCAGAAAAACGGACGTCTCTCGACATTGTCCCGCGCCCATCATCTGGGCGGTTCCAGAAAAGTGCCCGTTTTATCCGAGGAAATGCTTCAGCGAAACGGCCCGGGCGCGCGCCCGTCGCGCCATTCGTTCCCCGGGCGCGTCGCAGGGGATGGCGAGATCCCTGCGGAAATCGGCCCGCAGGCCATGGATGATTTGTTGAAGAAGCCGGCTTACCTGCGCATCACGAGCCGCCGGCTGAAATAA
- a CDS encoding PilT/PilU family type 4a pilus ATPase: protein MALLDDLLKKIVEKKGSDLHIKSGLSPHVRLDGGIVRLDGFAAMDEAAIKKEIYPLLTERKRETLEKEGTAEFSIERRDLGARFRGSFYLERGLSAVTLRMIPSQIPPFESLRLPPSVLKLAEEHRGLILVTGPTGSGKSTTLAAMIDHVNRNMAEHIVCLEDPIEFVHTSKKSLISQRELSEDFRDFPAALRYALRQDPDMIMIGELRDLETVRLALQAAETGHLVMSTMHTVDAVQTVSRIIDLFPPHEQSQLRVRLAELLRGAIALRLIRKKEGGRLPASEVLVGTAFVRKLIADNKISEIPKAVEQGGHYGMQSFLQSLLEVYNNGWAELDECRAAASNPDDFMTRVRGVVAGS from the coding sequence GTGGCTCTCCTCGACGACCTTCTTAAAAAAATCGTCGAAAAGAAAGGCAGCGATCTTCATATCAAGTCCGGCCTTTCTCCGCACGTGCGCTTGGACGGCGGCATTGTGCGCTTGGACGGCTTCGCGGCGATGGATGAAGCCGCCATCAAAAAAGAAATTTATCCCTTGCTGACCGAGCGCAAGCGTGAAACGCTTGAAAAAGAGGGGACGGCTGAATTTTCGATCGAGCGAAGGGATCTAGGCGCGCGTTTCAGGGGCAGTTTTTATTTGGAGCGCGGCCTGTCGGCGGTCACGTTGAGGATGATCCCGAGCCAGATTCCGCCGTTTGAGTCCTTGCGATTGCCTCCCTCCGTTCTCAAATTAGCGGAGGAACACCGCGGTTTGATCCTGGTGACGGGTCCCACCGGCTCCGGGAAATCGACGACCTTGGCCGCCATGATCGATCATGTCAACCGGAACATGGCTGAGCACATCGTCTGCCTTGAAGACCCGATCGAATTCGTCCACACCTCGAAAAAGTCGCTGATCAGCCAGAGAGAATTGAGCGAAGATTTCCGCGATTTTCCGGCGGCTCTGCGCTATGCGCTGCGTCAGGACCCGGATATGATCATGATCGGGGAATTGCGGGATTTGGAAACGGTTCGTTTGGCGCTTCAAGCGGCAGAGACCGGGCATTTGGTGATGTCAACCATGCACACCGTGGACGCGGTGCAGACGGTTTCGCGCATCATTGATTTATTCCCGCCCCATGAACAGTCGCAGCTTCGCGTGCGTTTGGCCGAGCTTTTGCGCGGCGCCATCGCTTTGCGGCTCATCCGCAAGAAAGAGGGGGGGCGCCTGCCCGCGTCCGAGGTTTTGGTGGGCACGGCCTTCGTGCGCAAATTGATCGCCGACAATAAAATCTCGGAGATCCCCAAGGCCGTCGAGCAGGGCGGCCATTACGGGATGCAAAGTTTCCTGCAGAGCCTGCTCGAGGTCTACAACAACGGCTGGGCGGAGCTTGATGAATGCCGGGCCGCGGCCTCCAATCCGGATGATTTCATGACCAGGGTGCGCGGCGTCGTCGCCGGTTCATGA
- a CDS encoding phosphoglycerate kinase — protein sequence MRLQELNIIAGQRVLLRVDYNVALDAGRVAEPKRIDATLPTLKWLLEKKASVIICSHLGRPNGWEPKYSLRPVVDELNQILRREKLPVTACSLWDKPYPSPELAERAKTLQPGEILVLENLRFHAGEEKNDADLARGLAQLGEVFVQEAFGALHRAHASTDALPRLMAKRAFGFLVAKELDTLGALLTNPSKPFVVLLGGVKVSDKIGAIENLLNRGVDKILIGGALAYTFLKSQGHEVGNSPVEEKWVPRVKELLARQNGSSRIVLRKDHWIAQGLDRPQGAKVTENPGVPSGWEGLDVGPKTLDVFSREINNAKTIFWNGPVGVIEVPPFDRGSSALARLIAERTKAGALTVLGGGDTIHAVSKAGVPEGSFSHVSTGGGATLEFLEGKTLPGVAAIAG from the coding sequence ATGAGGCTTCAAGAACTCAACATCATCGCCGGTCAACGCGTTTTGCTGCGCGTCGACTATAACGTGGCTTTAGACGCCGGCCGCGTGGCCGAACCAAAGAGGATTGACGCCACACTGCCCACGCTTAAATGGCTTTTGGAAAAAAAGGCCTCGGTCATCATCTGTTCCCACCTGGGCCGCCCCAATGGTTGGGAGCCCAAGTATTCGCTGCGTCCGGTTGTTGATGAGTTGAACCAAATTCTCCGGCGTGAGAAATTGCCGGTCACGGCATGCTCGCTTTGGGACAAACCTTACCCGTCGCCTGAGCTTGCCGAGCGGGCGAAAACATTGCAGCCCGGCGAAATTTTGGTTTTGGAAAATCTTCGGTTTCACGCGGGCGAGGAGAAAAACGACGCTGATCTGGCTCGGGGCCTGGCTCAATTAGGCGAAGTGTTCGTTCAGGAGGCCTTCGGCGCGCTTCACCGGGCCCATGCGTCGACCGATGCTTTGCCCCGACTGATGGCCAAGCGCGCGTTCGGATTCTTGGTCGCTAAAGAGCTCGACACTTTGGGTGCTTTGTTGACCAATCCGTCCAAGCCTTTTGTGGTGCTCTTAGGCGGCGTCAAGGTTTCGGATAAAATCGGCGCCATTGAAAATTTGCTCAACCGGGGCGTGGATAAAATTTTAATCGGCGGAGCTCTGGCGTACACGTTTTTGAAATCTCAGGGGCATGAAGTGGGCAATTCGCCGGTTGAGGAAAAATGGGTGCCTCGGGTTAAAGAGCTGCTGGCCCGCCAGAACGGCTCCAGCCGCATCGTTTTAAGGAAAGACCATTGGATCGCCCAAGGCCTGGACCGGCCCCAGGGAGCCAAGGTTACGGAAAATCCCGGCGTTCCCTCAGGCTGGGAGGGTTTGGACGTCGGACCGAAAACGTTGGATGTTTTCAGCCGGGAAATTAATAACGCAAAAACTATTTTTTGGAACGGGCCGGTGGGCGTCATCGAGGTGCCGCCTTTTGACCGGGGCAGTTCGGCCTTGGCCCGGTTGATCGCCGAGCGCACGAAAGCGGGAGCGTTGACGGTTTTAGGCGGCGGCGACACCATCCACGCCGTCAGCAAGGCCGGCGTTCCAGAAGGAAGCTTTTCTCATGTGTCCACCGGCGGCGGCGCCACGCTTGAATTTTTGGAAGGGAAAACCTTGCCCGGCGTCGCGGCCATCGCCGGCTAA
- a CDS encoding glycosyltransferase family 39 protein — translation MQIAGGYAALSRKDYHFQGFDHPPLAEMVSAAWLSMAGRSHPLVFDPAGRAYLDHLIYEVADRLIYGSSIPHDLITAAGRWSGCLVFFPVLAVSLFIFAERCRPGSGVYAVGLLCIEPNLLAHAALATKDFPSAALLTASTLLTLIWADRPSAKVSFLLGVSSAALSLTKYTNLLFFPVALLLLWLVRKRLSTKHFRGAALAAASFAAMFTLVYQGIDWHFYQEGLTATLRRLDAGRGSFFFGDYSPTGWLLYYPALLLLKTNISHLVLAVAGAVILGRNLLRRGALARAKDNGYLIACLLMPVAFFFVTSVSKIQIGHRYILPAYPFIVVLAGAGLKELLSRTRKIQAVAVVLVLAGLVSTARCSPYFLSYFNELAGGPSKAHRYFTDSSVDWGQGLAALARWLKDRGAGAIYLSYFGSGDPGAYGIRHVPVGAVGNVARTADASPALTEKRLYLAVSVTNFQSTYYSRKGVFDFLRDRRPEALIAYSILIYDITDDGMLRERVAKLLNDVGHKDEARQLASLKR, via the coding sequence GTGCAAATTGCCGGCGGCTATGCGGCCCTAAGCCGTAAGGATTATCACTTTCAGGGATTCGACCATCCGCCGTTGGCGGAAATGGTCTCCGCCGCTTGGTTGTCGATGGCCGGGCGTTCGCACCCGCTTGTTTTTGATCCGGCCGGCCGGGCTTATCTCGATCATCTGATTTACGAGGTCGCCGATCGCCTGATCTACGGCAGTTCTATCCCCCATGACCTCATTACGGCGGCCGGCCGGTGGAGCGGCTGTCTGGTTTTTTTCCCAGTGCTCGCCGTCAGCCTGTTTATTTTCGCCGAACGTTGCCGGCCGGGCTCGGGAGTTTACGCCGTTGGGTTGCTTTGCATCGAACCCAACCTTCTGGCCCATGCGGCTTTGGCCACCAAAGATTTCCCTTCGGCCGCGCTGCTGACGGCTTCTACGCTGTTGACGTTGATCTGGGCGGATCGTCCTTCGGCCAAGGTTTCTTTTTTATTGGGCGTCTCATCGGCCGCTTTAAGTTTGACGAAATACACGAATCTTCTTTTTTTCCCCGTAGCGTTGCTCTTGTTGTGGCTTGTCCGCAAGCGGTTGTCGACGAAACATTTTCGAGGCGCGGCGCTGGCCGCGGCGTCGTTCGCCGCCATGTTTACGCTTGTTTATCAAGGGATTGATTGGCATTTTTATCAAGAGGGCTTGACGGCGACGCTGCGGCGGCTCGATGCCGGGCGCGGGAGCTTTTTCTTCGGCGACTATTCCCCGACGGGATGGCTGTTGTACTATCCGGCGCTGCTGCTGCTGAAAACCAATATCAGCCACTTGGTCTTGGCCGTCGCAGGCGCCGTCATCCTCGGCCGGAATCTGTTGCGCCGGGGCGCCCTCGCGCGCGCCAAGGACAACGGGTATTTGATCGCCTGTCTTTTGATGCCCGTGGCGTTTTTTTTCGTGACGTCCGTTTCCAAGATTCAGATCGGCCATCGCTACATTCTCCCCGCGTATCCTTTCATCGTGGTATTGGCCGGGGCCGGGCTTAAGGAGTTGCTTTCGAGAACCCGCAAGATTCAGGCGGTTGCCGTTGTTCTTGTTCTGGCGGGGTTGGTTTCAACGGCGAGATGCTCTCCGTATTTTCTTTCGTATTTCAACGAATTGGCCGGAGGTCCGTCGAAAGCCCATCGTTATTTCACCGATTCGAGCGTTGACTGGGGTCAGGGGCTGGCGGCCCTGGCGCGATGGCTGAAGGACCGGGGCGCCGGGGCTATTTATCTTTCTTATTTCGGCAGCGGCGATCCCGGCGCCTACGGCATCCGCCATGTCCCCGTCGGCGCGGTCGGCAATGTCGCCCGGACAGCGGACGCATCGCCGGCGCTGACGGAAAAAAGGCTTTATTTGGCCGTGTCCGTCACGAATTTCCAAAGCACTTATTATTCCCGCAAAGGCGTCTTTGATTTTTTGAGGGACCGCCGGCCCGAAGCCTTGATCGCGTATTCCATTTTGATTTATGACATCACGGACGACGGGATGTTGCGTGAGCGCGTGGCTAAGCTGTTAAATGACGTCGGCCACAAGGATGAGGCCCGGCAACTGGCCTCATTGAAGCGCTAA
- a CDS encoding SAM-dependent DNA methyltransferase yields the protein MARAKFKEKTDSNGAGLSFEPALWAAADKLRGHMDAAEYKHVVLGLIFLKYISDAFDERHQFLIKEKEAHVRDGNKGFGNPEDPDEYRAENIFWVPKTARWRHIQDSAKQPVIGKLIDDAMVAIEKDNRSLKGVLPKSYARPELDKRLLGEVIDLIGKIGMGYQENRSKDILGRVYEYFLSRFASAEGKKGGQFYTPQSVVKILVEMITPYKGRVYDPCCGSGGMFVQSEKFVEAHGGGLKDISVFGQESNPTTWKLAKMNLAIRGIEANLGVENADSFHRDQHPDLKADFILANPPFNMSDWGGERLRDDVRWKFGAPPVNNANFAWVQHFIHHLAPGGLAGFVLANGSMSSNTSGEGEIRKKIIEADLVDCMIALPGQLFYSTAIPVCLWFIARDKKNGKFRDRRGQTLFIDARKMGFLVDRVHRDLKDEEIAQIAGVYHAWRGNARHSREGGNPGQYKDVPGFCKSAALEEIKKHDYVLTPGRYVGAEEAEDDGEPFEQKMKRLTAELKGQFAESAKLESAIKENLKKLGYGHD from the coding sequence ATGGCTCGCGCTAAATTTAAGGAAAAAACGGATTCAAATGGCGCCGGTTTAAGCTTTGAACCGGCTCTTTGGGCGGCGGCGGATAAGCTTCGCGGCCATATGGACGCCGCTGAATACAAACACGTTGTCCTGGGCCTCATTTTTCTCAAATATATTTCCGATGCTTTTGATGAGCGGCATCAATTTTTAATCAAAGAGAAAGAAGCCCATGTCCGAGACGGAAACAAGGGCTTTGGAAACCCCGAAGACCCGGACGAATACCGGGCCGAAAATATTTTCTGGGTACCCAAAACGGCCCGCTGGCGTCACATTCAAGACAGCGCCAAGCAACCCGTCATCGGCAAGCTGATAGATGACGCCATGGTGGCCATCGAAAAAGACAACCGGTCTCTTAAAGGCGTTTTGCCCAAAAGTTACGCGCGCCCCGAGCTCGATAAGCGCCTATTGGGCGAAGTAATCGATCTTATCGGCAAAATCGGCATGGGCTATCAAGAAAATCGTTCCAAAGATATTTTGGGCCGGGTTTATGAATATTTTCTTTCTCGATTCGCCAGCGCCGAGGGCAAAAAAGGCGGGCAATTCTATACCCCTCAATCGGTGGTCAAAATTTTAGTTGAGATGATCACTCCGTACAAAGGCCGGGTTTACGACCCCTGCTGTGGCTCCGGCGGCATGTTTGTGCAAAGCGAAAAATTTGTCGAAGCTCACGGGGGCGGGCTGAAAGACATCTCCGTCTTTGGACAGGAGTCCAACCCCACCACCTGGAAGCTGGCCAAAATGAATTTGGCTATTCGCGGCATTGAAGCGAATCTAGGAGTGGAGAATGCGGACAGCTTTCATCGGGACCAGCATCCTGATCTGAAAGCTGATTTTATTCTCGCCAATCCGCCCTTTAACATGAGCGATTGGGGCGGGGAGCGCCTGCGCGATGATGTGCGCTGGAAATTCGGCGCTCCCCCGGTCAACAACGCCAACTTCGCCTGGGTTCAGCATTTCATTCACCATCTGGCCCCCGGGGGCCTGGCCGGATTCGTTTTGGCGAATGGAAGCATGTCCTCCAACACTTCAGGGGAGGGCGAAATTCGCAAAAAAATAATCGAGGCCGACTTGGTGGACTGCATGATCGCCCTGCCCGGCCAGCTTTTTTACTCCACCGCCATTCCGGTCTGCCTCTGGTTTATCGCGCGCGATAAGAAAAACGGAAAATTCCGCGACCGGCGCGGCCAAACTCTTTTCATTGACGCCCGCAAAATGGGTTTTTTGGTGGATCGCGTTCACCGCGATCTCAAGGATGAAGAAATCGCCCAAATAGCCGGCGTCTACCACGCCTGGCGCGGCAATGCCCGTCATTCCCGCGAAGGCGGGAATCCAGGCCAATATAAAGACGTCCCCGGCTTTTGCAAAAGCGCCGCGTTGGAGGAAATCAAAAAGCACGATTATGTGCTCACCCCCGGCCGCTATGTCGGCGCGGAGGAAGCCGAAGATGACGGCGAACCCTTTGAACAAAAGATGAAACGCTTAACCGCCGAACTCAAAGGCCAATTCGCCGAATCCGCCAAATTGGAATCAGCCATAAAAGAAAATTTAAAAAAATTGGGGTATGGCCATGATTGA
- a CDS encoding nucleotidyltransferase substrate binding protein, giving the protein MIDYEKFQKSLKQLELQFENYQSPHEGGAFNDLDRQALKESVIQRFETCYDTLWKHLKRHLIEELGLPEAPNSPKPVFRLADENQLLDSRLEQWLKYSDIRVDTAHDYSEEKADACLEIMAPFIDDAIGLYQTLTGKTWE; this is encoded by the coding sequence ATGATTGATTACGAAAAATTTCAAAAATCTCTCAAACAGCTTGAGTTACAGTTTGAAAACTACCAAAGCCCCCACGAAGGCGGAGCTTTCAACGATTTAGACCGCCAAGCGCTCAAGGAGTCCGTTATTCAGCGATTTGAAACTTGCTACGACACTCTCTGGAAACACCTCAAGCGCCACCTGATCGAAGAACTGGGCCTGCCCGAAGCGCCGAACAGTCCTAAGCCGGTCTTCCGGCTTGCCGATGAAAACCAACTTTTAGATTCCCGGCTTGAGCAATGGCTGAAATACTCCGATATCCGCGTTGACACCGCCCATGATTACAGTGAGGAAAAAGCCGACGCTTGCCTCGAAATAATGGCGCCTTTTATAGATGACGCCATCGGCCTTTACCAAACCCTCACCGGCAAAACATGGGAGTGA
- a CDS encoding restriction endonuclease subunit S, with protein sequence MSPAIDITPEQRKTILALLRQHLPQVLVWAYGSRVKWTARPNSDFDLVAFTKPEHAGQFSALKEAFESSSLPFRVDLLAWNDLPENFHRNIKKEYVVFQEPEREIKGQGMSGDWREASLGDVVEINPDVVDKAWPFTHIRYIDISSVGEGMILEPPEQVPLSNAPSRAKRIVRQGDTVLSTVRPNRRSMFFVSKPEDDWVVSTGFAVLRPKPEKIDPRYLYACVFHKRFTDYLVSVEKGAAYPAVLPEDIAEVPIPLPPLTEQRAIAHILGTLDDKIELNRRMNETLEAMAQAIFKSWFIDFDPVHAKSKGRDHGLPKEIADLFPDSFQDSELGKVPAGWSVGATQDLADVSSGKRPDVRYPEVSEEARVPLWGGNGPMAFVPEALINYPVLLTGRVGTLGSVFRITSPCWPSDNTLFLKANNLYALEYLFLHLKRIDFNSLNRGSTQPLLTQTDLKLQPVLLPPTAILESFHSVVNELYKRMDSSEHESHALAATRNALLPKLLSGEVKPMGIEKAAERA encoded by the coding sequence GTGAGCCCCGCCATAGACATTACTCCAGAGCAGCGTAAAACCATCCTTGCCCTTTTGCGCCAACACCTCCCCCAAGTCCTCGTCTGGGCTTACGGCTCAAGGGTGAAATGGACCGCGCGCCCCAATTCAGATTTTGATCTGGTCGCTTTCACTAAACCGGAACACGCCGGCCAATTCAGCGCCCTCAAAGAAGCCTTCGAATCAAGCTCCCTGCCATTTCGCGTAGATTTGCTCGCCTGGAACGATCTCCCTGAAAACTTCCACCGCAACATTAAAAAAGAATATGTCGTGTTCCAGGAGCCTGAGCGTGAGATCAAAGGCCAGGGCATGTCGGGTGACTGGCGTGAAGCATCTCTAGGGGATGTCGTGGAAATCAACCCTGATGTCGTAGATAAAGCTTGGCCCTTTACCCATATCCGCTATATCGATATATCTTCAGTCGGTGAAGGCATGATTCTTGAACCACCCGAACAGGTTCCTCTCTCGAATGCTCCAAGTCGCGCAAAGCGGATCGTGCGACAGGGAGACACCGTCCTTTCCACTGTGCGACCAAACAGACGGTCCATGTTCTTCGTTTCAAAGCCTGAGGACGACTGGGTTGTCTCCACTGGCTTTGCAGTTCTTCGACCCAAGCCAGAAAAAATTGACCCTCGGTACCTGTATGCTTGCGTCTTTCACAAAAGATTCACCGATTACCTTGTCTCAGTGGAGAAGGGGGCTGCCTATCCTGCAGTTTTGCCTGAGGATATCGCTGAAGTCCCAATCCCACTTCCGCCGTTAACTGAACAACGCGCCATTGCCCACATTCTGGGTACGCTGGATGACAAGATTGAGTTGAACCGGCGGATGAATGAGACGCTGGAGGCCATGGCCCAGGCGATTTTCAAATCCTGGTTCATAGACTTCGACCCCGTCCACGCCAAATCCAAAGGCCGCGACCACGGCCTCCCCAAAGAAATCGCCGATTTGTTCCCTGATTCTTTCCAGGACTCTGAATTGGGTAAAGTTCCGGCAGGATGGAGCGTTGGAGCCACTCAAGACCTCGCTGATGTATCCAGCGGGAAGAGGCCGGACGTCAGGTATCCCGAAGTTTCGGAAGAAGCTCGCGTGCCTCTCTGGGGTGGTAATGGACCGATGGCATTCGTGCCAGAAGCTCTGATAAATTATCCAGTTCTTCTGACTGGTCGGGTCGGGACGCTCGGGTCTGTTTTTAGAATCACCTCACCGTGTTGGCCTTCCGATAATACGCTTTTCCTGAAGGCAAACAATCTGTACGCGCTTGAATACCTATTTCTTCATTTAAAGCGCATTGACTTCAATTCTTTGAACAGGGGCTCAACTCAACCCCTCCTGACACAAACCGATCTGAAATTACAGCCCGTTTTATTACCGCCGACAGCTATCCTCGAGAGCTTTCATTCAGTTGTGAATGAACTGTACAAAAGGATGGATTCATCTGAGCATGAATCCCACGCCCTCGCTGCTACTCGCAATGCGCTGTTGCCTAAACTTTTGTCCGGCGAAGTAAAACCTATGGGAATAGAAAAGGCTGCCGAAAGAGCGTAG